A stretch of Tachyglossus aculeatus isolate mTacAcu1 chromosome 3, mTacAcu1.pri, whole genome shotgun sequence DNA encodes these proteins:
- the PMAIP1 gene encoding phorbol-12-myristate-13-acetate-induced protein 1, translating to MMPARKARKSAQPSAAPADQDAVAECAAQLRKIGDKLNLQQKLLNVLYKLFSPGT from the exons ATGATGCCCGCCCGGAAGGCGCGGAAAAGCGCGCAGCCCAGCGCGGCTCCTGcag atCAGGATGCCGTGGCAGAATGTGCTGCTCAATTGCGGAAAATTGGAGATAAGTTGAATTTACAACAGAAACTTCTAAATGTACTTTACAAACTCTTCAGCCCAGGAACCTGA